From Magnolia sinica isolate HGM2019 chromosome 13, MsV1, whole genome shotgun sequence, one genomic window encodes:
- the LOC131224205 gene encoding disease resistance protein At4g27190-like has translation MDAVDLAIVEIGKCVLNPLKKHMGYLIHFNDNVKDLKDRVEDLVAKREHIDQRVSTGCSNGEEEIGEVKLWLTRAVHMKEEAERIEQRVAENTRRLFCSNLSWRYSISKEAKQAMESISKHCNEGNFMRVTMPPLIPKVINQPAPSIKGLPSVESSFEKVMNALGDENIKIIGVWGMGGIGKTTLVNNVNNRLEGTQKFNKVIIVTASKDVEIRKIQGDIAYRLGLTLKNETSRATDLSNRLIKEKPFLIIFDDLWERLDLANVGIPSINSLEGCKILFTTRSEDVCRGMESEVNIKVEALSDDESWKLFKEKAGDVVDDPSLHTKAREVFKECGGLPLAIITLGRALRGVRNSSVWDNALSQLKRSAPSDIKDMERSVYQSIKLSYDHLRVELKPGFLFCCLFPEDYDIHVDRMIKLWKGEGFLEDGGSLNETINKGHTWVEELKSSCLLLEGKDEGYVKMHDIVRDVAISISLKEDEHYKSLVRAGVGLKGLINWEEYKRISLMRSGIDKLPKGMHCPRLLTLMMSENKELTEIQGWVLEATIELRVLDLSITTISRLPPSLSNLVNLRVLCLRKCIFKGTCLSALQGLKQLESLDLSRNKYLHELPTEIGELVNLVSLDLTETWHLSIVPSGIISRLTHLEELKMWKSFCKWEVEGKDASSSSNNSATFGEVASLKELSH, from the coding sequence ATGGATGCGGTGGATTTAGCTATTGTTGAAATCGGAAAGTGTGTGTTGAATCCTCTTAAGAAACACATGGGCTACCTTATTCATTTTAATGACAATGTTAAGGATCTGAAAGACCGCGTAGAAGATCTAGTGGCCAAGAGAGAGCATATAGATCAACGGGTAAGCACAGGTTGCTCCAACGGCGAAGAAGAAATTGGAGAAGTTAAGCTATGGCTAACACGAGCTGTTCACATGAAAGAAGAAGCAGAGAGGATAGAGCAAAGAGTGGCAGAAAACACGAGACGTCTGTTTTGTTCGAATCTAAGCTGGCGTTATAGTATAAGCAAGGAAGCAAAACAAGCAATGGAGAGTATTTCCAAGCACTGCAATGAAGGGAATTTCATGAGGGTGACAATGCCCCCACTCATTCCTAAAGTCATAAATCAGCCAGCTCCATCAATCAAGGGTCTACCATCAGTGGAATCATCCTTCGAAAAAGTCATGAATGCTTTAGGTgatgaaaatatcaaaataattggtGTATGGGGCATGGGTGGCATTGGCAAAACTACCCTTGTGAACAATGTGAATAATAGGTTGGAAGGTACACAAAAATTCAATAAAGTCATAATTGTGACCGCTTCAAAGGACGTGGAAATCAGAAAGATCCAGGGCGACATTGCATATAGATTGGGCTTGACTTTGAAGAATGAAACCTCGCGAGCAACTGACCTGAGTAACAGATTAATAAAAGAGAAGCCCTTTCTCATCATCTTTGATGATTTATGGGAGCGACTTGATTTGGCCAATGTAGGGATTCCCTCTATTAACAGCCTTGAGGGTTGTAAGATCTTATTCACAACTCGAAGTGAAGATGTGTGCAGAGGAATGGAAAGCGAAGTTAATATCAAAGTAGAAGCGCTCTCAGATGATGAATCGTGGAAACTATTCAAAGAGAAAGCAGGTGATGTTGTTGATGACCCTTCCTTGCATACCAAGGCAAGAGAGGTTTTCAAGGAATGTGGCGGTCTTCCACTTGCAATTATAACACTTGGAAGGGCACTCAGAGGCGTGAGAAATTCTAGTGTGTGGGATAATGCATTGTCACAGCTGAAGAGGTCTGCGCCAAGCGATATCAAAGACATGGAGAGGAGTGTGTACCAGTCTATCAAACTCAGCTATGACCATTTGCGAGTTGAGTTGAAACCGGGGTTCTTGTTCTGCTGTTTGTTTCCTGAAGATTATGATATTCATGTTGACAGGATGATCAAACTATGGAAAGGTGAAGGCTTTTTGGAAGACGGTGGAAGTTTGAATGAAACAATAAATAAAGGGCACACTTGGGTTGAAGAACTTAAATCTTCTTGTTTGTTATTAGAAGGTAAAGATGAAGGATATGTGAAGATGCATGACATTGTAAGGGATGTTGCCATTTCGATTTCATTAAAAGAAGATGAGCACTACAAATCTTTGGTGAGAGCTGGAGTTGGATTGAAAGGTTTGATAAACTGGGAGGAATACAAGAGGATTTCTCTCATGAGAAGTGGAATTGATAAATTGCCAAAAGGGATGCATTGTCCTAGATTGCTGACATTGATGATGTCTGAAAACAAGGAGCTGACTGAAATACAGGGCTGGGTTTTGGAAGCAACAATAGAACTTCGGGTTCTCGATCTAAGCATAACGACTATCAGTAGGTTACCACCGTCGCTATCAAACCTGGTGAATCTACGGGTGCTTTGCCTAAGAAAGTGCATATTTAAAGGGACTTGTCTATCAGCACTTCAAGGACTGAAGCAGCTTGAATCCCTCGATCTGTCACGGAACAAATACTTACATGAGTTGCCAACTGAAATTGGAGAATTGGTTAATCTAGTGAGCTTGGACTTGACAGAGACTTGGCATCTTTCAATTGTTCCAAGTGGTATTATATCAAGGTTGACTCACTTGGAAGAATTGAAGATGTGGAAGAGCTTTTGCAAGTGGGAGGTTGAAGGAAAAGATgcaagcagcagcagcaacaacagtgcTACTTTTGGTGAGGTGGCATCTCTGAAAGAATTGTCTCATTGA